The DNA region gatacatttattaaaaaggaGCAACGCGGGAtagtatttttcaatatactcGCACACAATATTTACGACCTTGAACCGGCATGGCAGGTTTATAAGAGGACGCACGAACTGGTCTATGTATTATGCACATGCTCGCGAAGGGTGTAAAGGGTTTGGGGGGATAGGTAGAAAGGGGTTGGTTGTTGGAAGAACCGTCgtaatatttacatgtatcTCTCGAGGATTTAGCTGAGAAGGATTTAAAGGATTTCAAGGATTTCGTAGACGTGAGAGAGACATTTGGCCTATACTAAAAGACAGGCACGCAACACTTACTACGACGATCCTTTATCCTTTCGTTGGTATTCGAGAATGCGAGAAGTTTTcgtgaatgaaaatatgttgtcagacaacattttattttattttattttattttattttattttattttattttattttattttcacactTCTCATACTTTTACCTACATCATGTATTATCCTTTAgcatgaaaaaattttacaaatcaaattaataaatataagaaaataagaattatttatataatttaaatatataattaagaatcGTCGAACGTCGTATTATGATAAATTctgatcgaaattatttattattccgaTGTTAGAGATAAAGGAGAGTCCGTCTATAATGGAAAGCTTTAATCGTTTCCAGGTACTGTTTACGTTGCTTCGTTAAGTAGACATTTATCTCCTTGGCGAACGATACGACGTTTTAATGTACACAAGGTCCAAAGGAGGTGTAAAACGACTTGACGTACGGaatgagaaagggagaaagagagagagagagagagagagagaaagagagagaaagagagatcaagaaagagacagagatctCTTAagaggaaagaacgaaaaggaaaggcGAGCATTCCCATGAAGTCATTGCCGGGCGTCGATGCAGCGTGCCAAAGTGTCGTTGACTATCGTACGCATGATAAACACTATCGCCGAGCAATAATCTTTCGTCGCATAAACGTCattatttacgaaatataaataaaaaaaacaacaagataataataataataataataataataataataataataataataatatgaagaaAGCTTTTAGATTGCGCAAATCACGTTCAGCTGaacatacttacatacgtacacgtgtttctttctccttttttcctttctctgtctatcttatTATACTTATCCCTACGTAATTTAGGTTCACGTTTGCAACgtgaattattttcgttcaaCCGGGAAAAGAATTCCAAGTTACCTCGACCATATCTGACATTTCGTGAAACACATATCGAGCGTCGACGCGACTTCGATTCTTTGCGCCCCTGGATGCCGTTTTATCGCACTTGTTTTCGACACTTTTAACAATCTCGACTACCTGCTGCGAGAACTTACATTAGATTGCTCCGGTAGTAACAGATGTAGTAATGTATTTAATGAGGAAAATGTTTACTTtcgatatttacttttttcttttttatttttttttcttttttcttatttttttattttttttttttttatttttcttttatttgtatcgAGCAAGAGACggggaaacaagaaaaagtataaattaacCCGAAAGAAATGCAGATACGTAGAGACATAGTTAATTAACGTCATGAACGAAGAAAGATGATCTCACATTTctcctacatacatacatacatacatagatagatacatacatatgtgtacatgcgtatatacatacatatatacatgcacgaATACATGAGATAGCTATTTAAACGTGATGGACTTAGGCGAGCTTAAGTCGAATTAATTACACGAAACGTATTTAGTAGAATAAAACAAGATCTCTATTTCGATCTATCGGCGTATTCCCAATTAAATCTTTATCTCCGTTCGATCTTATCTTTCAATTACGCCGAGAAGAAAGTTGTACGAGATTCGTCGTTATACGTACGAATTGATTGGATAGGGTGGGAATGGAAGTGTGTGCGAACGGACGGGAAGAGGGGAAAGTGGGTTAAAAAGGAAGACGCGTTAAAATCACCGTAGAAAATCGATATGAGAGCTTCTGTAGATCTTTCGACGATCTAAGGGACACGCCAATGAGTCGTTAACCGTACGAACGAGGGCATAGAACGCACACATAAGGCGAACAACAATCGTGATCGTAATTCATGTATGGCATATCTCATGTCTTCCtgtctttctattcttttgtaCGCTTAAAGGATAACACCCGTATATATCCAGTCACGtgatatcgaaagaaaaaaaaatgtctaagATGAGGAAGAAATGGAATGAAGCTAAATAGACTGGAAAGGATCGACAAGGTTTTATTCGATTTCGAACGATAGCCTTACGATCGGAATATGTAGAATGTAAAGATTACATGAGTGAACTCTGTTGGGTTATTTGACACCCACGCTTGTATAGATTTTAACGATCGTAACGTAAACGCCGTTGGGTGTAAACGgccaataaaataaacatgtaCGCGAGCGCGTTGAAAACTGTTAAAGGgcaattaaaatgttaataattattctacatCATAACGTAACTCTTAACTTTACCTTTTGCACACGTATTCGTATTAATCCTGgaaatttcgaataataaacCTTTTAGATTTTAACGAATTAAACGAGCCTTACGGAAGATACAATagaatacttttctttcatctttctcattGTGGATAGaatttgctctctctctctctctttcttcctctctttctctcctttgttttgttttgttttgttttgttttccacCCCTTCGCGCTTTACActgtacgaaaaaaaaaaaaaagcaaatgatattaaaatataataatgatgaaacaaaaacaaaaaaaaaaaaacaacaggaaaaaaataaaatgtagaaaaagtGGAATAGTAAGAAACTTTTATTCCATTGTTCTGGacgagatgaaagaaaagaagaaaaagaaaaagaaaaagaagatgaagaagaagaagaagaagacgaagaaaaataagaagaagaagcaaaaatcTTGTTCGCATTCTCGAAGAGGCGTTTTCAATGACGATCCAGCGTGCCAACGCGTCGGCGAGCATAGCGCGAATGGCAAACGGCTATTGGAAGCTCATTGTAGACGAAGAGAGGGGAAGTAACTTCTTCCAAGAGGCTATTTTTATGGCACTTAGTCTTTCCGAGCGGCAACATGCTGGAACACTTGAAAAACACTTGTATGCATTCCGTTACGTTTACGCAACTATCGTTCGAGCATgcgagaaacagagaaagaaagaagaaagtctCAGTCTCAATGAGAGAATACGATCGTTCCTCTATTCTACAATTTCTAAAGTGGTTCTCCTTGATTTTTGTGTATATGATCTAGGCGTTCTACTTGACTAACTGTGCCATAGTTTACGTTAGAAAGAACGTAGTATGATACAAcgttatataatgatatacgatataacattgagaaaaattaaaagatgatGAATTTGATTCCATAATGTTTTCGTTGTGCAATGTgacaaatgatttatattaaataatataaataataatgacgataaagaaTTGATATACTTACCTTAATGTAACTAGCGGCAGGACGAActtctcatcatcatcatcatcatcatcatcatcattatcatcatcttcgCCGTACGAAGATCATAGgttgtatttataaatctcCATGGAATTCCAAGCGTtgaacttctttttctttttttcttccttgtttctttttctttttgcttttgtttcggttttctttttgttttttttttttttctttttttttccttttctaaagATAGGATTACGGGACGCAATATcgattttcaacgattttcAACAAAAGTAATATCATCGTACTGCTCGTGAGAGAACTGAAAATCCTAAGAGAGTTAAGTTCTCTAGAACATGGCGAATTAACCTGCGCGACGTTATACTCTAAGGAAAATTTATGACTCGGAAACTTTGTAACGACTAGCCAGCTTTTACTGATATGGAATTCAACACACGGCAACGGAGGTTTAAAGTCATTCAGAGTCGGTTGTcggtgtttcttttttttctttctttctttctctctctctctctctctctcttctttctcttttttttctttcgaacgtgTAGAAGTAAGAAAACGCGTGAAGTAAAGACGAGCTTATATTTACCTTGATTCTTACGGATGTTACGAGATATTCGTAGAATAtaacacagagaaagagagtcagGAAGATCGTCGACGATCTAACGCCTTGAGGCgtggataaaaaggaaaagttgtCGAGTACCTACGCGGGACTCTACGGTAAGCGAATTACGTCGACATCGTATAGATGTTGAAAAAGGCTGTTGCGAAAAAGCTCGAGGGAAGAATCGTGggtggagaaaaagaagaagaagaagaagaagaaggagaagaagaagaagaagaagaagaagaagaagaagaagaagaagaagaagaagaaaaagagaagtacaCGCCCGACTGGTATCGACATTTCAAAATTGCAACGCTCGACGTCCATTGTCACCCATCTTCTCCGTCTTCGAGGCTTCCGTTAAGGTACGTAGTACCTACTTTCCTTCAAGAAAAATCGAGAAACGTTTCTGCAGCTTCCTTGAACCTGCTGCAGGAGATAGATGAAACGATGAGGAAAGGAAGGGGGAAGGAGAAAGTACGGAGACAAGATAGAGTCGGAGTAATATATAGTATGTCGTAGCTGGCCTTAGCTACTACCTTCGAAGTTGGACGAAAAATTATTGGCAAAGTGTCGATAAGTGTtgtcgactctctctctctctctctctctctatgtatatatatatcgtcccGTTTTTCGATTAggtcttttattaaattcgtttTCGTGATACTCCCTTTTCCACGATTCCGCTTGAAATTTCATCGGTTAAAACTGGAGaggacataaaaaaaaaagaaaaaaaggatcaaaATGAGTACAGATAATTGGCACGTAGACGTTATCTTGATAATCatgaacgaagagagaaaataggaaTTTGCTGGAAGGAAAATCTCGGGAATCGACTATTTTCATGTCGTAACCAATGATGGGCTCAAAGCCAACTTCTCGTTGCacgtattagtagtagtaatagtagtagtaatagtagtagtagtagatgTTTCCTGACGTAGTTTTAGGGATTAAGGATCACTCGTATCGCATTagtcttaatttatttaagcCCGTGAAGCGTGTCGTGATGTTCGAAGGATTTACGGATACAGATGTTTTAGTTGTTTCattcggaaaagaaaaaagaaaaaggaagaaaaaagaaaatagaaaaaagtaaaaaaaaaaaaaaaaaaagaaaaaagaaaggaaagaaaagaaaaaagaaaagaaaatacgattttttttaggGAATACGGGGACGAGGTAAGAGATATAGtgtatcgattaatcgatattttcttttttgtttgtttttcttttttttctttttttcgaatgcCTGAGGTAtacaagaatattttattcgtcgaaAGTAACAAATATACAATCCTTTCAAATAAATTGCGTCAATTTAAACCATATACTCTGTAATTAGTTCGTTTCACGCGATTATCCGTCGTCTCTTATTAACTCGATCGCGTTTAATTAATGAGCGAGCACGTGCATTTACGTTACGCACGGGCGTGTATTGTCGTACCTCTATAcaataaacgtatataaaaaagtgAACGCGATTTATAAATTGTCCGAAGCAAACATCAACGCAAGTGTGAACGCTTGCAAAAAACAGAGAGCTAGAATTTTGGCACGATTTTCTGAAAAATCAATCGAGTCACTCGCGCGTTCCTATATATCCGTGTAACAAATAGATaaagtacaatttttttttttttttttttttttcttttattagcCAAAACGCGGCAttagcttctctctctctctctctctctctctctctctctctctctatctaactttttttctttttatttcaactttgccgctaattttttttctttcgttttttattcctttttccattcgccagtatttgcatatatatatatatatatatatatatatatatatatgcaatataattattatatatatatatatatatatatatatatatataatacctatacatatatatacatatatatatgtatatatatttatatatatatgtgtgtgtgtatatatatatatatatatgtataaatatgtatgtatattaatatataaacatccATCGTTTCTCTAAATGGATTGATCCATCTGTATCTGCGCGCGTATCTCttagtacgtacgtatgtacacatatatccATCTAAATGCACAGTCTCTAGTTAGCTATCAGCCATGATTATACACGGGATTTTTTAATCGGCCGTTCGTTTCGAGATCGTCTTTCGGTCAATTTATCTTTTCCTactcctcttttcctctatcgtttacgagagaagagaagagacaaGAATTCAGAATGATTAAGTCTCATATGATCATCTACGGTTCGTCTTCTCGCAAATTACGCTCTTAtttacaacaataacaatggcGTTAATACGGCGCagaggcgcgcgcgcgcgctcgcgcacgcgcacacacacacacacacacaaatgttAAGGCAGTGTTTTCGATGAGTTCGTTCGAAGAACCACCACGTGCTCCTTCTCCATTCGTCGTTATTATAACCGTAAATATCGATATCGTATATCGATTCCCGTATTCGtatcgttatttaattttttcctttgtttctttttattttttataattaatattattattataattattatttcttttttattattattattatttatttttattactatttattattattattattattattattattattattattatttgttttatttattattattattttttgcattatcattattattattattattattattattattattattattattattattataattattattataattattattattattattattatttcgaggATCAGTTTCGATGATCGTAGGCGTCCATCATGTTCGTAACTATCACTCACCGGCCAAGGGAACGTAACTTCGTTTGTAAAAGCAATTCGACGTGGTAACGCGTTCAAAGCCAGGGTCCAAGCTGTGCTTCCAAAATCGTAGCAGCATCGGTCCTTCCCATTACTCTCAAATGATTCAAGAGATCTGTGACAGCCGTTGGTTCTCTATGCCTTGCCTCCCATAAATCGAGAATGTGTTCCGTCGGGCTCGACTTAGTTGCAAAGTAGTTTATGTACCTGCGACAGGAGCAACGAGAATCCCGTCTAAAGTGATTATTAAGAAGGCAATCGCGACGATAGATAAATCGATTGATCATTAACGCAAAAAAAGacagggggaaaaaaaaagagtagaaaaaagaaaaaacaaggaggaagaaaaaaaaaaaagaagaaaaaaattaataacgttgTCAAGCGAGTAAACGTGCCCTgagattttttctcttaaaccGTACGAAGAATCATTAGCCGTACAACGACTGAATGTCGATTGAGATAATGAAAGGGGAACAACCGATTAAGaggatttctttccttttttttttttttcttcttcttcttcttcttcgttgatCGGATACAAGAACTAAACGGGTTTACATTACGTGAAGAGAGGAGCACGGTGTACATACGCATCTTCGTTGTATCTCCCGGAGGGTCggcaatgaaagaaaaactcaTTATCGCGTGACTAAGCGGAAAGATGagttaatgagaaaaagatagtaGTAGTGATCTAGTTTCTAGTGTCTAGAGATAAGTAACCAAAATAAGGGTCTAAcgtcgaatgaaataaataatagctTAGGGTGAGAATCGTATAGTTCCATTAAAATTTCGTTCTTAAGCGTGAATAGAGATGGAGGCAAGTGTATTACTAACCTGTCAACCTGTAGTCTCTGAGCCAACATTCTCCAGTCATTGCCCAAAGCGTTAGGAGGGTCGAGGCACTGGCAGAGTTGTTTCCTGAGAGACCTGGTGAACCGAAACGGTCTGAGGGCGGTTGAATCCGTGGTTGCGTTATTAGCATGTCCACTGCTGACGACGGTCACTTCCCTGAGAGGTCTGGTAACGCTGCCGGATGAGATCAGTTGCTTCGCGCCGTCGTAAACGATCCTGAAGACTTGCCTGGTGTCGGAATTGCCTTGCGAGACCTGTAGCTTGTAGCTTCTGGTTGTTGTCGGGCCAAAGGCTGTGTCTAAACCGAAGGTCACGTGTTTCGTGTTCTCCTGACAATTCCAAACGTCTCTGAAGGAGAGTTCTTGACGCTCGGTTGGCGATTTGCTCTGCCATTCGTTCCCGACTTCCTCGAGACTAACGCAAAGAGGATCCCCGTTGTCTTGGAACATGAGCGTACGTGGCTTGTCCAACAAGTAACCTCTGATTTGTGACTCCCTGTCGACGATCGCCTTTGTGGCAGCCTTCGTGTCCTCAACGGCATAGACCCTGACGCAACACTGGCCAGCTTGGCTAGCGAATAATGCTAATCTCAGTCTCTTAGTGGCTATCGAGTTCTCGCAACTCTGACCTGCGAGAACGTAACCCCTGAGTTGCTCCGTCACGATAAACGCTTCCGCGTGATCGAGCTGCGTAAAGAGCGGCGTGTTGATCGTTTCGTTGCCCAATGTCAACACTCTGCTCCACGTCACCACCTGATGATCCTTCGTCGACGACATCGACGAGCTCTCCTCGACGTTCAGATTGTCCGAGGCCCATACGCTCAGCTCCCAGGTCGCGGGATGCAACATTGCGCAGTGTTCGAATTGTAGGATCACAGGTTTATTGAAGGACGCCCTAGATGGGCCACAGGTCACCACCGCCGATAGCTGCGTTATACCGTCTGCGAGGACAAAACGAGTGTCTTTTCGATTTTGTGACAAAAACGAGCATTtctaaatatcgataatgatctcgatataaatcattataccGTTAacggataataattaaacatcaATCGCTGTCGATAAATTCAACGTTTCGTCGATGAGTTTATTTTCGCATGTACacgtaaatacataaacataATCCAAATTCGACGCGTAACTGACGTACGAAACAGCAgaggtctctctctttttttcttttttttttttttatttcttcttgaaTCAATTAAACGCAAAATAAACGtcgatcatattttattattttattttattctttatttatttatttatttatttatttatttttgtcttttcttcaaTGTCGTTCAAATTTTCACGGCCGCGGACAGATACAATAAATGCTCTCACGTCGATAGCAACAATTGACGTTCACTATTACCGTGAATATTACGTCAGGCAATCTCTCGAACGCGACTCGACGAAATTAGAGTGCTAATTTGATTTATCGACATTGTGAAAGGGGCTGCACGGAGATATCGGTGGGAGCGAGATAAAAGCTATAATGCGATCGAATTCGTTCGGGGAAATGTTAGCTTTTTCGTTGTCACGACTTTAAAGGGAGAATGTCGGAATGACAACGTgttctatctttcctttcgtttattatattttgtttcttttccctatctcgtttttttttctttttttttttttttcacacttACCAGGTAATCTAGGCCTAAAGCGATCCTCGTTGAGAACCGCCAAATAGAGTTCCTCTCTGAGTGGCTTCGGTACTGCTCCTTCGGGTACCGACATTGAAATTCCAGAATCCGGAAGGACCAATAATGCACCTCGAGTATTGACAGCAGCTCTCGCTACGTTTCCAGCTTCGAGCTTGGGTAACCTGACGCTTTCGGAGGCAACGTTGTAAGTAGAGTCCGAGGATGGATATGAACTAGTGACGCTGTTCTCGCTGTCGGAATGAATCTGCTTGTCGCTGCAAGACTCTTGCGTCGATGTCGAAGGAGTTGGTGACATCGGGGATGGTTGGGGGGCGATCGATAGGTGCGGCACGTCGTAATGGTGCTCCGAGAGGGATCTCGACATCGACAGCTTCGGGTCGAAAGGATACTCGTAACAGGCCGGCACGCTCGTCGCCGTCACGTCCGGTTGTAGGCTCAACTTCTTGTCCTGGTCCGGGAAGAACTCCGGCTGGAATTCTGAAACGCACACGGCCGAGGCACGGCTCGTGGGTATCTCTGCGCGCTGCGGACAGATCCCGGCAACGATACTGTTCCGATTCTCTTACGCATCTCAACTTACCGGGATACCTCGCAAAGTCCTTATTGCAATTTTAACGCTTACGAGAATCTAATGGTACTTAGTTGATATGCCATTTAAATGatacttataaattttcaCGGACGTCGTAAATTTTATCTCGAGatcgtagaaagagaaaaggtgagagtaagagagagaaacagtatgagagagagagagagagagagagagagagagagagatatctttATTACGATCGTAACTCCATACACAtaggtacgtacgtattacgaatcatattaatttaaatcttaAAAGTGCGTAAGGACTTTACAAAGATCCTGCGTTACCAGATAAGCACTCGCGCCCCGTACTTTACCGATGTTCAACGATGTTTCCACATAGAATAATACAGTTTTACGACCTCTTTTATAGTTAATACGAGAGAGATTAGAAGAAAGATTAGAAGAGGGGGaagaaagggggagggggcggGAAAAAGTAGAAACGCGTTAGAAACAGCAGACAAGTGTTTTGCATGTGTATTAATGCATTCCAAAAGCGTTCACAACGATAGAGACGAACAACttatatgaataattgaaAGATGGAAAATAGGAGCGAGTGCTTTTGGATTAATCAAGCTTCGAAATAGTATCTTgcctgcttttttttttctttttccttttttttctttttttttttttttttttttttttttttatttcttttgtttcgccGTTTAAGCGAAAATAGGAGCGAGAGAAGCAAAAACAGAAGATTGAGGAACAAATTCGAGAAGAAAGGAACCGAAtgatctcttctttttttttttttttttttttttgattttttttgtttttttgtttttttttttttgtttttttacctCTTTCGAAATGCTTACCATTGCGTGCCATGGAGTAGAGAGAATGATCTCGACCTTTTCTTCGTAAAAGTCTTGCCAAGAAAAATGCTAATCCACCGATGACGACGCAAGCCACGGTTAATCCGATATAAAGAGCAACGTCCATCTGACGATTCGCTGCAatcaaagaggaaaaaaagaaaaatacaaatctcgagacattgttatatatcgaaataataaaattaatagagttatttaaataatcttgaTAATACACGGATTCAAATATTAGGACGGACGTAAAATCAAATAGATTTATCAAAGTACGTCGTATGAATATTCAAACGTTTCCTGCATTATACATTTTGCGTTatggtatatgtatttaattgaaaCGTTTGTTGCATATGTagtcatatattatatgtatatgtcaaCGATATGAACGTTTCAATTCCATTGTACATGGATTTACGTGTGGCttgaattagatatatatatatatgtatatatctactttcatatatgtatacatctattttatatatatatatgtatatatggaagAAGATCGAGatgatacgtacatatatatatatatatatatatatatatatgtatatatatacgtatgtatacataatgcAACAGTAATATAGAAAAGTAGTTTTCCAGATAGTAGAATCATCGAAATAGGTGTCTCCTCGTTACTCGAAGTGCACACTAGAGACGTGAATAACTCTCGCGAATGCAAAAGCCCGGTCGTCCAcgtttctcaaaaaaaaaaaaaaaaaaaaaaaaagaaaagaaaaaaagaaaaaaagaagaaagaaaaaaaatgaaaaataagaaaaaaaaacgtcgtCGGTGTCAGctcatgaatattttataggcGAACTTTTATTTGTTCTCCGGTCTTCTCTTTGCccgagagagaggagggagactTTCTTTCACACGGGTCTCTACGCCGTACACAAAGATGTCGTTTCAGAACGTTAAACGTTTCTCGTGTCGCTAAATATTACGAGAAGTCGTAGAAAACTTTTAAGGTTCCTCGTCGTTCAATGTCGGCTCGGTTATATGCACGTTTCCCCCTACTCGTACTACCGGGATGattctcattttattattttacaacgCGTCGTTATTTTCTAAACCAATAAAAATCGAGATCGGTTTATTATTATGGCCATTAACACggacgataaaaaatttgattgcTTAAAGGATACgagaatgtaatataatataatttttaaattaccaACTAACTGGCAATTGATATTTGTtacaaatgaacgaacgacgTGAGAAACTATAAAacaaatcgaattatttataacacgTTGTGAAAAGCTCGAAGACgtatgaatgaattaaaatgataagaagaaaaatga from Vespa velutina chromosome 3, iVesVel2.1, whole genome shotgun sequence includes:
- the LOC124947592 gene encoding netrin receptor UNC5C-like isoform X2 translates to MRPKSCSLFLLFCVLLPGVVRPFTSGEGEDAAEDEDSYLLEEDDVPSATIASDTELISEGGGHLPVFLTEPVDSFVVKNKPATLRCKAAHALQIYFRCNNDRADDSVQQDFVDPHTGTRIVDCELNVTRDHIEEYFGKDKFKCECIAWSGSGQIKSQPAVIDVAYLKKQFESPPYSVSVEAGHSTELRCLAPLGVPPPRVYWLRNNVPVDADSDTLLVSSEGHLLVGQAKLSHQANYTCVAENIAAKRLSDPVSLTVYLNGGWSSWSAWSECHSRCAKGGQKRTRTCTNPAPMNGGQPCLGPSQQKMDCNTACPAGALEEFTNTMVVDGGWSRWSAWSICGSDCTHTRRRSCDEPPPSHGGRSCQGKDISVANCTGGICNVGNAKMGGAHLTEEANRQMDVALYIGLTVACVVIGGLAFFLARLLRRKGRDHSLYSMARNEFQPEFFPDQDKKLSLQPDVTATSVPACYEYPFDPKLSMSRSLSEHHYDVPHLSIAPQPSPMSPTPSTSTQESCSDKQIHSDSENSVTSSYPSSDSTYNVASESVRLPKLEAGNVARAAVNTRGALLVLPDSGISMSVPEGAVPKPLREELYLAVLNEDRFRPRLPDGITQLSAVVTCGPSRASFNKPVILQFEHCAMLHPATWELSVWASDNLNVEESSSMSSTKDHQVVTWSRVLTLGNETINTPLFTQLDHAEAFIVTEQLRGYVLAGQSCENSIATKRLRLALFASQAGQCCVRVYAVEDTKAATKAIVDRESQIRGYLLDKPRTLMFQDNGDPLCVSLEEVGNEWQSKSPTERQELSFRDVWNCQENTKHVTFGLDTAFGPTTTRSYKLQVSQGNSDTRQVFRIVYDGAKQLISSGSVTRPLREVTVVSSGHANNATTDSTALRPFRFTRSLRKQLCQCLDPPNALGNDWRMLAQRLQVDRYINYFATKSSPTEHILDLWEARHREPTAVTDLLNHLRVMGRTDAATILEAQLGPWL
- the LOC124947592 gene encoding netrin receptor UNC5C-like isoform X3, whose product is MRPKSCSLFLLFCVLLPGVVRPFTSGEEGEDAAEDEDSYLLEEDDVPSATIASDTELISEGGGHLPVFLTEPVDSFVVKNKPATLRCKAAHALQIYFRCNNDRADDSVQQDFVDPHTGTRIVDCELNVTRDHIEEYFGKDKFKCECIAWSGSGQIKSQPAVIDVAYLKKQFESPPYSVSVEAGHSTELRCLAPLGVPPPRVYWLRNNVPVDADSDTLLVSSEGHLLVGQAKLSHQANYTCVAENIAAKRLSDPVSLTVYLNGGWSSWSAWSECHSRCAKGGQKRTRTCTNPAPMNGGQPCLGPSQQKMDCNTACPVVDGGWSRWSAWSICGSDCTHTRRRSCDEPPPSHGGRSCQGKDISVANCTGGICNVGNAKMGGAHLTEEANRQMDVALYIGLTVACVVIGGLAFFLARLLRRKGRDHSLYSMARNEFQPEFFPDQDKKLSLQPDVTATSVPACYEYPFDPKLSMSRSLSEHHYDVPHLSIAPQPSPMSPTPSTSTQESCSDKQIHSDSENSVTSSYPSSDSTYNVASESVRLPKLEAGNVARAAVNTRGALLVLPDSGISMSVPEGAVPKPLREELYLAVLNEDRFRPRLPDGITQLSAVVTCGPSRASFNKPVILQFEHCAMLHPATWELSVWASDNLNVEESSSMSSTKDHQVVTWSRVLTLGNETINTPLFTQLDHAEAFIVTEQLRGYVLAGQSCENSIATKRLRLALFASQAGQCCVRVYAVEDTKAATKAIVDRESQIRGYLLDKPRTLMFQDNGDPLCVSLEEVGNEWQSKSPTERQELSFRDVWNCQENTKHVTFGLDTAFGPTTTRSYKLQVSQGNSDTRQVFRIVYDGAKQLISSGSVTRPLREVTVVSSGHANNATTDSTALRPFRFTRSLRKQLCQCLDPPNALGNDWRMLAQRLQVDRYINYFATKSSPTEHILDLWEARHREPTAVTDLLNHLRVMGRTDAATILEAQLGPWL
- the LOC124947592 gene encoding netrin receptor UNC5C-like isoform X1 — protein: MRPKSCSLFLLFCVLLPGVVRPFTSGEEGEDAAEDEDSYLLEEDDVPSATIASDTELISEGGGHLPVFLTEPVDSFVVKNKPATLRCKAAHALQIYFRCNNDRADDSVQQDFVDPHTGTRIVDCELNVTRDHIEEYFGKDKFKCECIAWSGSGQIKSQPAVIDVAYLKKQFESPPYSVSVEAGHSTELRCLAPLGVPPPRVYWLRNNVPVDADSDTLLVSSEGHLLVGQAKLSHQANYTCVAENIAAKRLSDPVSLTVYLNGGWSSWSAWSECHSRCAKGGQKRTRTCTNPAPMNGGQPCLGPSQQKMDCNTACPAGALEEFTNTMVVDGGWSRWSAWSICGSDCTHTRRRSCDEPPPSHGGRSCQGKDISVANCTGGICNVGNAKMGGAHLTEEANRQMDVALYIGLTVACVVIGGLAFFLARLLRRKGRDHSLYSMARNEFQPEFFPDQDKKLSLQPDVTATSVPACYEYPFDPKLSMSRSLSEHHYDVPHLSIAPQPSPMSPTPSTSTQESCSDKQIHSDSENSVTSSYPSSDSTYNVASESVRLPKLEAGNVARAAVNTRGALLVLPDSGISMSVPEGAVPKPLREELYLAVLNEDRFRPRLPDGITQLSAVVTCGPSRASFNKPVILQFEHCAMLHPATWELSVWASDNLNVEESSSMSSTKDHQVVTWSRVLTLGNETINTPLFTQLDHAEAFIVTEQLRGYVLAGQSCENSIATKRLRLALFASQAGQCCVRVYAVEDTKAATKAIVDRESQIRGYLLDKPRTLMFQDNGDPLCVSLEEVGNEWQSKSPTERQELSFRDVWNCQENTKHVTFGLDTAFGPTTTRSYKLQVSQGNSDTRQVFRIVYDGAKQLISSGSVTRPLREVTVVSSGHANNATTDSTALRPFRFTRSLRKQLCQCLDPPNALGNDWRMLAQRLQVDRYINYFATKSSPTEHILDLWEARHREPTAVTDLLNHLRVMGRTDAATILEAQLGPWL